Part of the Priestia megaterium genome, TGTTTAATGAAAGAGCTTAACATACAGGCGAAATTCAAAGAAAACGTCGTTATTTTGGAGAATGAGAAGTTGAAAAGACCGTCTCAACGAATGTGTTAAATCGAAATTTCACCAGAATAAGATCAAATGAAAAATGGGTAACAGATATCACCTACTTACAATTCGGCCAACTGAACCTCTACTTATCTGTCATTTATGACCTTTTTAACAATGAGGTGATTTTCCATCATATATCGAAAAAAATGATTTAAAGCTAGTAAGAGTAACCGTTCAGAAAGCAGTTAAATACCAAAAGACGGAGGGAGTTATACTTCAAATTGATCAAGGAATTCAATATATTTCTCTTAAGTATCACAAGATCTTAAAAAATCACAAAATGATTCCAAGTATGTATCGAAAAGGAAACTGTTTAGATACATACTTTTATGGATAATTTTTTCTGTTACTGAAAACAAAAATCATGTATCTTCATCGTTTTCGAGAAAAAGAAGAAGTAAAAACAGCTGTCGATCATTACATAACTTTTTACATTAAAGAACGATATCAACGAAAATTAGGCAACCTTACCCCAAAAGAATATAGGGAGAAGATTACCTAACGGGTTTCTTTCTACTGTCTTCTTGATAAGGGGATGTTCAATATCAAGGTTTTTCTTAATTATTGTTTTTGGGAACAGAGAAAATCATAAAAAATCTAAACTAAGGCTTTTCAAAATAATCGTATAGGTAAGTTTTGAATACTAGTTTTTTCTAAGCATTATTTTCAAAATCTCATATAATTGATCTTTCGATCCTGAAATCATGATATGAAGATTTATATTTAACACATAAGCTTCTGCATTATTATTTTCTAATTCGAACCATAATTCCTTTAAGAACTAAAATACTAACCAACTGAGTTGTACTTAATTGCTGCTACACAACTTCTTCACGTAATTTGTTTCCAATAATTAAACCAGGCTTTAGTGTTGAAACTTTTTCTAAATTGACTCTAGGATCGATCTCTACAACTTCGAGACCTTTCATGTCACTTTCAATATGGTTGTTGGAATTACTCCCCTAACATTTTACGGCACCAAGAGGATTTATTTTCATTATAAAAAGTGCTTCTGTTCTTTCGTTAGTTAAAACGACGTATGGATAGAAATTATTAGAATCTTTGCTTGGTCAATTGTATGTTTAATATGAGCCTAGTCTTCTTTTAATTTTGATTCTGTTTCTTCTAAAGTTTTTAAACGATTTTCAAAATTTTCTTTTGCCCAGTCGTATAGCTGTATATCAAGCTGGTTTGCTT contains:
- a CDS encoding transposase codes for the protein MATCGERIIKKAKSFTKEVKRKHGIVINHKRVYCLMKELNIQAKFKENVVILENEKLKRPSQRMC
- a CDS encoding DDE-type integrase/transposase/recombinase; the encoded protein is MEKNDLKLVRVTVQKAVKYQKTEGVILQIDQGIQYISLKYHKILKNHKMIPSMYRKGNCLDTYFYG
- a CDS encoding IS3 family transposase — translated: MKTKIMYLHRFREKEEVKTAVDHYITFYIKERYQRKLGNLTPKEYREKIT